A single Cronobacter condimenti 1330 DNA region contains:
- a CDS encoding DUF6572 domain-containing protein: MLQEKINSYIAAVESGEVNTLFQESRGENIVIKIYFQHHIPMECTDFLGKVIEVKYSHRLIFSYNMKRANNYKVSV; the protein is encoded by the coding sequence ATGCTACAGGAGAAAATTAATAGCTATATAGCTGCTGTAGAGAGTGGCGAGGTTAACACTCTTTTTCAAGAGTCTCGAGGGGAAAATATTGTCATTAAAATATATTTCCAGCATCATATTCCTATGGAATGTACCGATTTTTTAGGCAAGGTAATTGAAGTGAAGTACTCTCATCGACTCATATTCAGTTACAATATGAAGAGAGCGAATAATTACAAAGTCTCGGTTTAG
- a CDS encoding DUF6960 family protein, whose protein sequence is MTKIEYKGTNGLYPWFPEHGEQLINPGYIDVVKRLSPYGKVFSCTAEKAPYITLEYGDIVFEVKPELYEIISPVLFRVGDRVNIVGSASNKFGVVVGIDWHSKNLEPIYYLAIDGKKSSRRYFESELRAV, encoded by the coding sequence ATGACAAAAATTGAATATAAAGGAACAAACGGGCTGTATCCTTGGTTTCCTGAACATGGTGAGCAGCTTATTAACCCTGGATACATTGATGTTGTTAAGAGGTTGTCGCCGTATGGAAAGGTTTTTTCTTGTACGGCGGAGAAAGCCCCATATATAACATTAGAATATGGAGATATTGTTTTTGAAGTAAAGCCTGAGTTATATGAAATAATTAGCCCTGTTTTATTCCGTGTTGGTGATAGGGTAAATATCGTTGGCTCAGCATCGAACAAATTTGGTGTTGTTGTTGGGATTGATTGGCATAGCAAGAATCTTGAGCCAATATATTATTTGGCTATAGATGGGAAGAAATCATCACGCCGCTATTTTGAGTCAGAGTTGAGAGCTGTTTAA
- a CDS encoding VENN motif pre-toxin domain-containing protein, whose protein sequence is MCAAGGSMAAGNSTGISSGANAARVEVENNYLSGKEPETFAKKLADCGNDGGCRADVMKEMVETSNKNIDEFSDCMKAGNKACVDNQLNDIANATGFDALTAEIGTDAVNAYKDGMGVEVFNNAIDCMGMGWEACSIRKAGSWSSRVRGY, encoded by the coding sequence CTGTGCGCGGCGGGCGGTAGCATGGCCGCAGGGAACAGCACCGGTATCAGCAGTGGTGCAAACGCCGCCAGGGTTGAGGTTGAGAATAACTATCTGAGTGGCAAAGAGCCGGAAACGTTCGCGAAGAAACTGGCCGATTGCGGCAATGATGGTGGTTGCCGGGCCGACGTCATGAAGGAGATGGTCGAAACTTCTAATAAGAATATCGACGAGTTCAGCGATTGTATGAAGGCCGGAAATAAAGCCTGTGTCGACAATCAGTTGAATGATATAGCAAACGCGACGGGATTTGATGCGCTGACGGCGGAAATCGGTACAGATGCCGTTAACGCCTATAAAGATGGTATGGGCGTTGAGGTATTTAACAACGCGATAGACTGCATGGGCATGGGTTGGGAAGCCTGCTCGATAAGAAAGGCTGGAAGCTGGTCGAGTCGGGTTCGGGGGTATTAA
- a CDS encoding MFS transporter yields the protein MSAEVTLPVGQQNKNIVRLATAQALAGANSVVFYATGAIVGDTIAPDPALATLPLTIFVVGMAALILPFGAVARRYGRRAAFLAGTSTGVLTGLTAALAVVLSSFWLFCLAGFMSGAYAAVAVSFRFAATDGVARERRARALSLVMGGGVVAGIVGPTLLNSTMDLWPPYTFAVTYLAQALVAVVSALVLWGVKAPAPVAHAQQVRGRPLREIVRQPGFSRTVFSGAVAYMVMNFLMTAAPLSMHMHGLSAHDSNLGIQWHVIAMYAPGFFTGKLITRFGATRIAAAGLAITALSVAAGLAGTAVGHYWLSLILLGIGWNFGFTGASAQIIDYHRPEEKTQVQSLNDFVVFGVMMVGSFSSGALLSLVGWNAVLWCSLVPLVVALLALITDKRAAPASLNN from the coding sequence ATGAGTGCGGAAGTGACGCTGCCCGTCGGGCAACAGAATAAGAATATTGTCCGTCTGGCGACGGCGCAGGCGCTGGCGGGCGCTAACTCGGTTGTGTTTTACGCGACCGGCGCGATTGTCGGCGATACCATCGCGCCAGACCCGGCGCTGGCGACCCTGCCGCTGACCATTTTTGTTGTCGGAATGGCGGCGCTGATCCTCCCCTTTGGCGCGGTGGCGCGCCGGTACGGACGCCGTGCGGCGTTTCTCGCAGGTACCAGCACCGGCGTGCTGACTGGCCTGACAGCTGCGCTCGCTGTGGTGCTCAGTTCTTTCTGGCTGTTTTGCCTCGCCGGGTTTATGAGCGGCGCGTATGCCGCCGTCGCGGTGTCATTTCGTTTTGCGGCGACGGACGGCGTCGCGCGTGAGCGACGCGCACGCGCGCTCTCGCTGGTCATGGGCGGCGGTGTGGTGGCAGGCATTGTCGGGCCGACGCTTTTGAACAGCACGATGGATCTCTGGCCGCCGTACACCTTTGCCGTCACGTATCTCGCGCAGGCGCTGGTAGCTGTAGTATCCGCGCTGGTGCTCTGGGGCGTGAAAGCGCCTGCGCCGGTTGCGCACGCGCAGCAGGTGCGCGGACGGCCGCTTCGCGAAATTGTGCGTCAGCCTGGCTTCAGCCGAACCGTCTTTAGCGGGGCGGTGGCGTATATGGTGATGAATTTTCTGATGACGGCCGCACCGCTCTCCATGCACATGCACGGCCTGTCGGCACACGATTCTAATCTGGGCATTCAGTGGCACGTCATCGCGATGTACGCCCCTGGTTTCTTTACCGGCAAACTTATCACCCGTTTCGGCGCGACGCGCATCGCCGCCGCCGGGCTTGCGATCACCGCACTTTCGGTCGCGGCGGGCCTGGCCGGCACGGCGGTCGGGCATTACTGGCTGTCATTGATCCTGCTTGGCATCGGCTGGAACTTCGGCTTTACCGGCGCGTCGGCGCAAATCATTGACTATCACCGCCCGGAGGAGAAAACGCAGGTGCAGTCGTTGAACGATTTTGTGGTGTTTGGCGTGATGATGGTGGGCTCGTTTTCTTCCGGCGCGCTGCTAAGCCTGGTGGGCTGGAATGCGGTGCTGTGGTGTTCGCTGGTGCCGCTCGTGGTCGCGTTGCTGGCGTTAATAACCGATAAACGCGCCGCCCCGGCCTCGTTAAACAATTAA
- a CDS encoding histidine phosphatase family protein has protein sequence MQGHQDSALTARGLQETTALLTALAHAFPLVDMVYTSPAGRAPYW, from the coding sequence ATCCAGGGGCATCAGGACAGCGCGCTGACGGCGCGTGGCTTGCAGGAAACCACGGCGCTCCTGACAGCTCTGGCGCACGCTTTCCCCTTGGTTGACATGGTGTACACCTCGCCTGCGGGCCGTGCGCCATATTGGTGA
- a CDS encoding CDI toxin immunity protein codes for MTLFEECAEVLKPNFTIVTGNDEEMAIKILYEHGAINGYIDWGIKNYTCYNDFQELLKSGLVKDDKVFVFADDVDVPIFETTLSLIAANADDVLALCPKIYIYNNDFLLQPMYPYGEIHFLKK; via the coding sequence ATGACCTTATTCGAAGAGTGTGCGGAAGTATTGAAGCCTAACTTTACCATCGTTACTGGTAATGATGAGGAAATGGCAATCAAAATCTTATATGAGCATGGGGCCATCAATGGGTATATTGATTGGGGTATCAAAAACTATACGTGTTACAATGACTTCCAGGAGCTTTTGAAAAGTGGCCTCGTAAAGGATGATAAAGTTTTTGTTTTTGCGGATGACGTAGATGTCCCTATTTTTGAAACAACCCTATCTCTTATCGCTGCAAACGCGGATGATGTCTTAGCTTTATGCCCTAAAATATATATTTACAATAACGACTTTCTTTTGCAACCCATGTATCCATATGGGGAAATTCATTTCTTAAAAAAATAA
- a CDS encoding GNAT family N-acetyltransferase, translated as MFLQTTRLLLRPVSATDVDDLFRIYGDPATNAFNPAGPYPNRHHAEGVMGRWLAHWQANGFGNWRIALRAAPEETIGFGGLSLSRYAGTEMNNLGYRFATQAWGKGLATEFAQRAVRYGFEILELGEISAVVRSNHLASRKVLTHAGLQYVREIHDVKNAPPSLLYTLTRDGWRVS; from the coding sequence ATGTTTTTGCAGACGACGCGTTTACTTCTTCGCCCGGTTTCAGCAACGGATGTAGACGATTTATTCCGTATTTATGGCGATCCGGCGACCAACGCCTTTAACCCTGCCGGCCCCTACCCGAACCGGCACCATGCAGAAGGGGTGATGGGCCGCTGGCTGGCGCACTGGCAGGCAAATGGTTTCGGCAACTGGCGCATCGCGCTGAGAGCGGCCCCCGAGGAGACGATTGGTTTCGGTGGCCTGAGCCTCAGCCGCTATGCGGGCACTGAGATGAATAATCTCGGGTATCGTTTTGCCACTCAGGCCTGGGGAAAGGGGCTTGCGACAGAGTTCGCACAGCGTGCGGTGCGCTACGGGTTTGAGATCCTGGAGCTTGGCGAGATATCCGCCGTAGTGCGCAGTAATCACCTGGCGTCGCGCAAAGTGTTGACCCACGCCGGATTGCAGTATGTGCGGGAAATTCATGACGTTAAAAACGCGCCGCCAAGCCTGCTGTATACGCTCACGCGTGACGGCTGGCGCGTCAGTTAA
- a CDS encoding DNA/RNA non-specific endonuclease, translating into MTDNHGRVASVEADLSLLTKDRNKYQQCKAGKCGVSGDEGGHLIASIFGGLGEKLNIVPMNGNLNKGAWKQMENTWAIALKEGKQVKVKIDPVYSEIGGRPESFNVSYSINGGQPIERTFINAPGGK; encoded by the coding sequence GTGACCGATAACCATGGTCGGGTAGCGTCTGTTGAAGCCGATCTTTCATTATTGACGAAAGACCGTAATAAATACCAGCAGTGCAAAGCTGGTAAATGTGGGGTTTCAGGGGATGAAGGTGGGCACCTGATAGCCAGCATTTTTGGTGGGTTGGGTGAGAAGCTTAATATAGTTCCAATGAATGGCAATCTGAATAAGGGAGCCTGGAAACAAATGGAAAATACGTGGGCTATTGCCCTGAAGGAGGGTAAACAGGTGAAAGTTAAAATAGATCCAGTTTATTCTGAAATCGGTGGCCGCCCTGAAAGCTTTAACGTCAGCTACTCTATCAATGGTGGTCAACCAATAGAAAGAACCTTTATTAATGCACCGGGAGGGAAATGA
- a CDS encoding histidine phosphatase family protein, which produces MGDAIASHFGCPLSVEPLVQEQAFGDYEGLSRVQLQRDEPVRAEALFSTDGAFTPPGGESLAGAAQRLLFFIHNNLAATPHTTCCVVTHGHILQGALALLKDGNIDNFPRYAQPNASYARLSVAPGQCEVIQWGIATHLRHLSQT; this is translated from the coding sequence ATGGGGGACGCCATCGCGAGCCATTTTGGCTGCCCGCTCTCTGTTGAGCCGCTGGTACAGGAGCAGGCGTTCGGGGATTACGAAGGCCTGTCGCGGGTGCAGTTGCAGCGTGACGAGCCTGTCCGCGCAGAGGCGCTGTTCTCGACGGATGGCGCATTCACACCGCCCGGCGGGGAATCGCTCGCGGGTGCCGCGCAGCGTCTGCTGTTTTTTATTCACAATAATCTTGCCGCAACCCCACACACCACCTGCTGTGTTGTGACGCACGGGCATATCCTTCAGGGCGCGCTGGCGCTCCTCAAAGATGGCAATATCGATAACTTCCCGCGCTATGCGCAGCCGAATGCGAGCTATGCGCGGTTAAGCGTTGCTCCCGGCCAGTGCGAAGTCATTCAGTGGGGCATCGCGACGCATTTGCGACACCTGTCACAAACGTAA
- a CDS encoding ParB/Srx family N-terminal domain-containing protein, whose amino-acid sequence MTHYWWKDLHDRNDAWLGLALTVKGETPAGLALEMLSGNRGRMALQLRGETLFWGAVLKDYSGVWLVTNREHPDQQNLLPPVRSEDIEAIKRKGEAAWTGEWCRYFARQLMDAPTPLLAPRDWLLRPMLPVQTKAPRALSATPAIDQWRFKTPASAGHGGLDWSLYGEDFRSLTDPELVRLVDWWWGGHLLMGRYPVDPDAGRLKWWRKKCREGALPPVLVWYIAGLSSYVVLDGHYRLHAAMEEGIPPTFLVLSEFAEREFPANEEQRERVNRALALQQAKNPGCNIDGVNQTLINLWDRRYLYAETHSRAILGNGEGWAREVTAYLRRHGQEMHLDNVLNGTESPTESAG is encoded by the coding sequence ATGACACATTACTGGTGGAAAGACTTACACGATCGCAACGACGCCTGGCTGGGGCTGGCGCTGACCGTAAAGGGCGAAACGCCCGCCGGTCTGGCGCTGGAGATGCTGAGCGGCAATCGCGGACGTATGGCGCTCCAGCTGCGCGGCGAGACGCTCTTCTGGGGCGCGGTCCTGAAGGATTACTCCGGCGTCTGGCTGGTGACCAACCGCGAACATCCCGATCAGCAAAACCTGCTGCCGCCGGTGCGCTCCGAGGATATCGAAGCCATTAAACGCAAAGGCGAGGCCGCCTGGACGGGCGAATGGTGCCGCTATTTCGCGCGCCAGTTGATGGACGCGCCCACGCCGCTGCTGGCGCCGCGCGACTGGCTGCTGCGCCCGATGCTGCCCGTGCAGACGAAGGCGCCCCGTGCTCTCAGTGCGACGCCTGCCATTGACCAGTGGCGCTTTAAAACGCCTGCCAGCGCGGGCCACGGGGGGCTCGACTGGTCGCTGTATGGGGAAGATTTTCGCTCACTCACTGACCCGGAGCTTGTCCGGCTGGTGGACTGGTGGTGGGGCGGTCATCTGCTGATGGGCCGTTATCCGGTCGATCCGGATGCCGGGCGGCTCAAATGGTGGCGTAAAAAATGCCGCGAGGGCGCGCTGCCACCGGTGCTGGTCTGGTATATCGCCGGGCTGTCATCCTATGTGGTGCTGGACGGCCATTATCGTCTGCATGCGGCGATGGAAGAGGGCATTCCACCGACATTCCTGGTGCTGAGCGAATTCGCCGAGCGCGAATTTCCGGCGAATGAAGAACAACGCGAGCGGGTTAACCGCGCGCTGGCATTGCAGCAGGCGAAAAACCCCGGCTGCAATATTGATGGCGTCAATCAGACGTTAATCAACCTCTGGGACCGGCGCTATCTCTATGCCGAAACCCACAGTCGCGCCATTCTTGGTAACGGTGAAGGCTGGGCGCGCGAGGTGACCGCTTATCTGCGCCGCCATGGGCAAGAGATGCATCTCGATAACGTGCTGAACGGCACGGAAAGCCCGACGGAGAGCGCCGGGTAA
- a CDS encoding VENN motif pre-toxin domain-containing protein, which yields MAAGAAPYVAGLIKSVANGSEPARIALHTLASAVLVKAQGGNAAAGAAGGFVAASGSAALSLAFYNKKPEELSPDEKTVIVNLVAALGAAGGSMAAGNSTGIGSGANAARVEVENNSVGDLHDQLVSRESQIDKFKKQLKIDEEKFSQENCAGISAEACTVKFYDYRRKELNEISSFTADFIPGIGTVKSVAEAESALDYLEAAASLIPGERVAAGALKAAKKALVKGNLDEAIKFIYKADNEIIAVSGRKGN from the coding sequence ATGGCTGCTGGTGCTGCGCCCTATGTTGCAGGTCTGATTAAAAGCGTCGCCAACGGCAGTGAACCTGCACGTATCGCTCTGCATACGCTCGCTTCTGCCGTATTGGTAAAAGCGCAGGGAGGAAATGCCGCCGCAGGTGCTGCCGGAGGATTTGTTGCCGCGTCAGGTTCTGCTGCGCTGTCTCTGGCGTTTTATAATAAAAAGCCAGAAGAACTCTCTCCGGATGAAAAAACGGTCATTGTTAACCTCGTTGCAGCACTGGGCGCGGCGGGCGGTAGCATGGCCGCAGGGAACAGCACCGGTATCGGCAGTGGTGCAAACGCCGCCAGGGTTGAGGTTGAGAATAATTCTGTGGGCGATCTTCACGATCAGCTAGTCAGCCGTGAATCGCAGATAGATAAATTTAAAAAACAGTTAAAAATAGATGAAGAGAAGTTCAGTCAGGAGAACTGCGCTGGTATAAGCGCGGAAGCTTGTACCGTTAAGTTTTATGATTATCGCAGGAAAGAACTGAATGAAATCTCTTCATTTACTGCGGATTTTATTCCTGGTATCGGCACGGTAAAAAGTGTCGCTGAAGCTGAAAGCGCTCTTGATTATCTGGAAGCTGCTGCTTCCCTTATTCCGGGAGAACGGGTTGCAGCCGGAGCACTCAAGGCTGCAAAGAAGGCTTTAGTAAAAGGAAATCTTGACGAAGCAATCAAATTCATTTATAAGGCCGATAATGAAATCATTGCTGTATCTGGCCGTAAGGGAAACTAG
- a CDS encoding carbapenem self-resistance protein CarG family protein, translating into MKLSALFFALLLTSACVHAEQITPVALKDGPNTLDLNQDGIADLLLSATYDNNTSHPSSTLTIYIQKDHAWLIVPVPDGEGFTWSDFRLSASTTKISGYELYQANHIFYLVSAVKVADASESTDLTDATAVKFTRYRIASNTQDPGVSAFFWQPAGAYTTDTSFNDIDDAFRTLNMDKFS; encoded by the coding sequence ATGAAACTGAGCGCGCTGTTTTTCGCTTTGCTGCTGACAAGCGCCTGCGTCCATGCTGAACAGATAACGCCTGTTGCGCTGAAAGATGGCCCGAATACGCTCGATCTGAATCAGGATGGCATCGCCGATCTGCTTTTATCCGCCACGTACGATAATAATACCTCGCACCCCAGCAGCACGCTGACGATATATATCCAGAAAGACCACGCGTGGTTAATTGTGCCGGTGCCGGACGGCGAGGGCTTTACCTGGAGCGATTTCCGTCTCTCTGCTTCAACGACCAAAATCAGCGGTTACGAACTCTATCAGGCGAACCATATTTTTTATCTGGTCAGCGCGGTGAAAGTAGCCGACGCATCAGAAAGTACTGATTTGACCGATGCCACCGCCGTAAAATTCACGCGCTACCGGATAGCCAGTAACACGCAGGACCCAGGCGTCTCCGCGTTTTTCTGGCAACCCGCCGGGGCGTATACCACCGACACGTCCTTTAACGATATCGACGACGCGTTCCGCACGCTGAACATGGATAAATTTTCGTGA
- a CDS encoding Hint domain-containing protein, with translation MKKLMMALMACCPLSVLAAAPDCASWPMNMAQVWLKNEKIVDIAQLDTAKTTKTLLAAEKKKDGIYTEVYRFIFHDKTGKSYELITKNDASAEECSVSGVSVFLVSKSELTE, from the coding sequence GTGAAAAAGTTAATGATGGCTTTGATGGCCTGTTGCCCGCTGTCTGTACTGGCTGCCGCACCTGATTGTGCTTCATGGCCTATGAACATGGCACAGGTATGGCTGAAGAATGAGAAGATAGTAGACATTGCGCAGCTTGATACCGCTAAAACCACTAAGACGCTTCTCGCAGCTGAAAAGAAAAAAGACGGTATTTATACTGAGGTTTATCGCTTTATTTTCCATGACAAAACCGGGAAGAGCTATGAGCTCATCACTAAGAACGATGCTTCCGCGGAAGAATGCTCTGTTAGTGGTGTCAGTGTGTTCCTCGTGAGCAAAAGCGAACTAACTGAATAA
- a CDS encoding MafI family immunity protein: MSINNRIKMLGEGLRNRIDSSIVDFDLEYIKHSESILAFETLCDHISDYDVIITKDEYDQVINIANALNLEIDNRYLYINPENKK, encoded by the coding sequence ATGAGCATTAATAATAGAATTAAAATGTTAGGTGAAGGGTTGAGGAATAGAATAGATTCCTCGATCGTTGATTTTGATTTAGAGTATATAAAGCACTCAGAAAGTATATTAGCATTTGAAACACTATGTGATCATATTTCTGACTATGATGTAATTATAACAAAAGATGAGTACGATCAAGTTATCAATATTGCAAATGCGTTAAATTTAGAAATAGATAATAGGTATTTATATATTAATCCTGAAAATAAAAAATAA
- a CDS encoding tlde1 domain-containing protein — translation MAWTYHQGSGKLFRNGKLVGTGYAGKNAPSLQGTADIGPLPRGKYTIGAPFHHQHTGNYSMRLTPAPSNNMYHRSGFLIHGDSTAHPGEASNGCIIMPLNVRHAIWSSGDRQLEVVQ, via the coding sequence ATGGCCTGGACATATCACCAAGGCAGTGGGAAGTTATTTCGTAATGGTAAGTTGGTTGGCACTGGATACGCAGGAAAAAACGCACCATCACTTCAGGGAACGGCGGACATTGGCCCCCTCCCGAGAGGTAAATACACTATAGGCGCACCGTTTCACCATCAACATACTGGCAACTACTCTATGCGCCTCACACCGGCACCGAGCAATAATATGTATCACCGCTCTGGCTTCCTCATCCATGGTGACAGTACCGCCCATCCCGGAGAGGCTTCAAACGGATGCATCATAATGCCTTTGAACGTTCGTCATGCCATCTGGAGTAGTGGAGATCGTCAGCTGGAGGTTGTGCAGTGA
- a CDS encoding helix-turn-helix transcriptional regulator, producing MTRTQRLLELLQLLRSHRYPVTAATLAERLGVSVRSVYRDIDTLKTQGVEIEGSAGIGYILQSDYHLPPLMFDTHEVDALMLGLHWVMRHTDPQLEAAARNAVAKIRAILPDNLAQHIHYPSLMVAPAASDSSLRFLADIRQAIHQRRKLELVYADKDGVASSRVVWPIALGFFEAVRVLACWCELRQAFRHFRIDRMQQVTVSAQPCPQSRFKLLKEWKNAQGIAQAKTY from the coding sequence ATGACCCGCACACAACGGCTTCTGGAATTGCTGCAGCTTTTACGGTCTCATCGCTACCCGGTCACCGCGGCGACGCTTGCAGAGCGGTTAGGCGTTAGCGTGCGCAGCGTTTACCGTGATATTGATACGCTGAAGACGCAGGGTGTTGAGATCGAAGGCAGCGCGGGGATTGGGTACATTTTGCAGTCCGATTACCATCTGCCGCCGTTGATGTTTGACACTCACGAGGTCGATGCGCTGATGCTCGGCCTGCACTGGGTGATGCGCCATACCGACCCGCAACTGGAAGCGGCGGCCCGCAATGCGGTCGCGAAAATACGCGCCATCCTGCCGGATAACCTCGCACAGCATATTCATTATCCTTCACTGATGGTCGCCCCGGCTGCAAGCGACAGCAGCCTGCGGTTTCTGGCGGATATTCGTCAGGCCATTCATCAGCGCCGAAAGCTCGAGCTGGTGTATGCCGATAAAGACGGCGTGGCGTCCTCGCGTGTGGTCTGGCCGATAGCGCTCGGTTTTTTCGAGGCGGTGAGGGTGCTGGCGTGCTGGTGCGAGCTGCGCCAGGCGTTCCGGCATTTTCGTATCGATCGCATGCAGCAGGTGACCGTCAGCGCGCAGCCGTGCCCGCAATCCCGTTTTAAGTTGCTGAAAGAGTGGAAGAATGCGCAAGGCATTGCTCAGGCAAAAACCTACTGA
- a CDS encoding COG4705 family protein: protein MQNSTSALSKVPAVTAAFWLTKIAATTLGETGGDAVTMSMDLGYLTGTLIFAAIFLAAVVVQIRHRSFNKWIYWFTVIATTTVGTTLADFADRSLGIGYLGGTVLLSSLLVISLLVWRLTCGTIAVDSVNNVRTESFYWVTIMFSQTLGTALGDWTADSEGFGYDGGILLFVGALAVIWLASRFTTVSRTVLFWAAFILTRPLGAVVGDFLDKPVANGGLELSRYGASATLIGLILLCLWVFPHRAALKKRTPVF, encoded by the coding sequence ATGCAAAACTCTACCTCCGCGCTCAGCAAAGTTCCTGCCGTCACCGCCGCGTTCTGGCTGACGAAAATCGCCGCCACGACGCTCGGTGAGACTGGCGGCGACGCGGTCACGATGTCGATGGATCTCGGTTATCTCACCGGCACGCTCATCTTCGCTGCAATCTTCCTCGCGGCGGTGGTCGTGCAGATCCGCCATCGCAGCTTTAATAAGTGGATCTACTGGTTCACGGTGATTGCCACCACCACGGTTGGCACCACGCTTGCGGATTTCGCTGACCGCTCGTTAGGTATTGGCTATCTTGGCGGCACGGTGCTGTTAAGCAGCCTGCTGGTCATCTCGCTGCTGGTCTGGCGGTTGACGTGCGGCACTATCGCGGTGGACTCGGTGAATAACGTGCGTACCGAGAGCTTTTACTGGGTGACTATCATGTTCTCCCAGACCCTCGGCACGGCGCTTGGCGACTGGACGGCAGACAGCGAAGGCTTCGGTTACGACGGCGGTATCCTGTTGTTCGTCGGCGCGCTGGCGGTAATCTGGCTCGCAAGCCGCTTTACGACGGTCTCACGCACCGTGCTGTTCTGGGCCGCGTTTATCCTCACCCGGCCGCTTGGCGCGGTGGTAGGCGATTTCCTTGATAAACCGGTCGCGAACGGCGGTCTTGAGCTTAGTCGTTATGGCGCATCAGCCACGCTGATTGGCCTGATCCTGCTCTGCCTGTGGGTGTTCCCGCACCGCGCGGCGCTGAAAAAACGCACGCCGGTGTTCTGA
- a CDS encoding VOC family protein, translating to MLTADMSILYVQNVLKSAEFYSTLLGCEPVEKQPTFALFVLDNGFKLGLWSCYTVEPAVNQRAPVPSGEIVFKVQERAEVDHFYTLWCMERHATVIQSPVELDFGYTFSVIDPDGHRLRVCFLDM from the coding sequence ATGTTAACGGCCGATATGTCTATTCTTTATGTTCAGAACGTCCTTAAAAGCGCTGAATTTTATTCCACGCTGCTTGGCTGCGAGCCAGTCGAGAAACAGCCTACGTTCGCGTTATTCGTACTGGATAACGGTTTCAAACTCGGATTATGGTCCTGCTATACCGTTGAGCCGGCGGTGAATCAACGCGCCCCGGTGCCGTCGGGCGAAATTGTGTTTAAGGTGCAGGAGCGCGCTGAGGTTGATCATTTCTATACGCTCTGGTGTATGGAGCGTCACGCGACGGTTATCCAGAGCCCGGTCGAGCTGGATTTTGGTTATACATTCTCAGTTATTGATCCGGATGGTCATCGCCTGCGCGTCTGCTTTCTGGATATGTAA